Proteins from a genomic interval of Pseudomonas silesiensis:
- a CDS encoding fumarate hydratase — protein sequence MTVIKQDDLIQSVADALQFISYYHPVDFIQAMHEAYLREESPAARDSMAQILINSRMCATGHRPICQDTGIVTVFVRVGMDVRWDGATMGLDDMINEGVRRAYNLPENVLRASILADPAGARKNTKDNTPAVIHYSIVPGNTVEVDVAAKGGGSENKSKMAMLNPSDSIVDWVLKTVPEMGAGWCPPGMLGIGIGGTAEKAAVMAKEVLMESIDIHELKKRGPSNRIEEMRLELFEKVNQLGIGAQGLGGLTTVLDVKIMDYPTHAASLPVCMIPNCAATRHAHFVLDGSGPASLEAPPLDAYPEIVWEAGPSARRVNLDTLTPEDVQSWKPGETVLLNGKMLTGRDAAHKRMVEMLNKGETLPVDLKGRFIYYVGPVDPVREEVVGPAGPTTATRMDKFTRQILEQTGLLGMIGKSERGPTAIEAIKDHKAVYLMAVGGAAYLVAQAIKKSRVVAFAELGMEAIYEFDVKDMPVTVAVDSKGESVHITGPAIWQKKISESLAVEVQ from the coding sequence ATGACCGTGATCAAGCAAGACGACCTGATTCAGAGCGTTGCCGACGCCCTGCAGTTCATTTCCTATTACCACCCCGTCGACTTCATCCAGGCGATGCACGAAGCCTACCTGCGCGAAGAATCGCCAGCGGCCCGTGACTCCATGGCGCAAATCCTGATCAACTCGCGCATGTGTGCCACCGGCCACCGCCCGATCTGCCAGGACACCGGCATCGTCACCGTCTTCGTCCGCGTGGGCATGGACGTGCGTTGGGATGGCGCCACCATGGGCCTGGACGACATGATCAACGAAGGCGTGCGCCGGGCTTACAACCTGCCGGAAAACGTCCTGCGCGCTTCGATCCTCGCCGACCCGGCGGGCGCTCGCAAGAACACCAAGGACAACACCCCGGCCGTTATCCACTACTCCATCGTTCCGGGCAATACCGTGGAAGTGGACGTGGCGGCCAAGGGCGGCGGTTCCGAGAACAAGTCGAAAATGGCCATGCTCAACCCGTCCGACTCGATTGTCGACTGGGTGCTGAAGACCGTCCCGGAAATGGGCGCCGGCTGGTGCCCACCGGGCATGCTCGGCATCGGCATCGGCGGCACCGCCGAGAAAGCCGCAGTGATGGCCAAGGAAGTGTTGATGGAATCCATCGACATTCATGAGCTGAAGAAGCGCGGCCCGTCCAACCGTATCGAAGAGATGCGCCTGGAGCTGTTCGAGAAGGTCAACCAACTGGGCATCGGCGCCCAGGGCCTGGGTGGCCTGACCACCGTGCTCGACGTGAAAATCATGGATTACCCGACACACGCAGCTTCGTTGCCGGTGTGCATGATCCCGAACTGCGCCGCCACCCGTCACGCGCACTTCGTGCTGGATGGCTCCGGTCCGGCCTCCCTGGAAGCGCCACCGCTGGACGCCTACCCGGAAATCGTCTGGGAAGCAGGCCCGTCGGCCCGTCGCGTCAACCTCGATACCCTGACCCCGGAAGACGTGCAGAGCTGGAAGCCGGGCGAAACCGTCCTGCTCAACGGCAAGATGCTCACCGGTCGCGACGCTGCGCACAAGCGCATGGTCGAGATGCTGAACAAGGGTGAAACCCTGCCGGTGGACCTCAAGGGTCGCTTCATCTACTACGTCGGCCCGGTTGATCCGGTGCGCGAAGAAGTAGTGGGCCCTGCCGGTCCGACCACCGCGACGCGGATGGACAAGTTCACCCGTCAGATCCTCGAGCAAACCGGCCTGCTGGGCATGATCGGCAAATCCGAACGCGGCCCGACCGCGATCGAAGCGATCAAGGACCACAAAGCCGTCTACCTGATGGCGGTCGGCGGCGCGGCTTACCTGGTGGCGCAAGCCATCAAGAAATCCCGCGTGGTGGCTTTCGCCGAACTGGGTATGGAAGCGATCTACGAGTTCGACGTGAAAGACATGCCGGTAACCGTTGCGGTGGATAGCAAGGGTGAATCGGTGCACATCACCGGTCCTGCCATCTGGCAGAAAAAGATCAGTGAAAGCCTGGCAGTAGAAGTGCAGTAA
- a CDS encoding iron-sulfur-binding ferredoxin reductase, with protein MPELRVGARQWSVAAGSNLLDALNRNGVAVPYSCRAGSCHACLVQCVQGLPSDSRPDALTADQRQQGWRLACQCQVVEDLQVHTFDPQQDGRPAQVAAVDWLSNSVLRLRLTPERPLRYSAGQHLVLWAGNVARPYSLASLPEEDRFLEFHLDCRQPGEFSDAARLLKIGDGIRLGELRGGALHYDVDWNTRPLWLMAAGTGLGPLFGILREALRQDHQGAIRVIHLAHDADEHYLAKPLQAMAANRANLSVELWTPAELPAALAQLRLVSRQTQALLCGAPDSVDAFARRLYLAGLPRNQLLADVFLPRG; from the coding sequence ATGCCTGAATTACGAGTCGGCGCGCGCCAATGGTCGGTTGCGGCCGGTAGCAATCTGCTCGATGCCTTGAATCGCAACGGTGTGGCAGTGCCCTACAGCTGCCGCGCCGGTAGCTGTCATGCCTGCCTGGTGCAGTGTGTACAAGGGCTGCCGAGCGATAGCCGTCCCGACGCCTTGACCGCGGACCAGCGTCAGCAAGGCTGGCGCCTGGCGTGCCAGTGTCAGGTGGTCGAGGACTTGCAGGTACACACCTTCGACCCGCAGCAGGACGGACGACCGGCCCAGGTGGCCGCCGTTGATTGGTTGAGCAACAGTGTATTGCGTTTGCGCCTGACCCCCGAACGTCCTTTGCGCTACAGCGCCGGGCAGCATCTGGTGTTGTGGGCGGGCAACGTCGCGCGGCCCTATTCCCTCGCCAGCCTGCCGGAAGAGGACCGCTTCCTGGAGTTTCACCTCGACTGTCGCCAGCCTGGGGAATTCAGCGATGCGGCCCGTCTATTGAAGATCGGCGATGGGATCCGTCTCGGCGAGTTGCGCGGCGGGGCCTTGCATTACGATGTGGACTGGAACACCCGGCCGTTGTGGCTGATGGCCGCCGGTACCGGGCTGGGTCCGTTGTTCGGCATCTTGCGTGAAGCGTTGCGTCAGGACCACCAGGGCGCGATCCGTGTCATTCACCTGGCCCATGATGCCGATGAGCATTATCTGGCCAAACCCCTGCAAGCCATGGCCGCCAATCGCGCGAACCTCAGCGTCGAACTGTGGACCCCTGCCGAGTTGCCCGCGGCTTTGGCGCAACTGAGGCTTGTTTCCCGGCAAACCCAGGCTTTACTCTGCGGGGCCCCCGACAGTGTCGACGCCTTTGCCAGGCGCCTGTACCTGGCGGGACTGCCGCGCAATCAACTGCTGGCCGATGTTTTTCTGCCGCGCGGTTGA
- a CDS encoding tetratricopeptide repeat protein gives MRFVLMAALALSVTGCTRWSMNHHLNNAYSAYDRGNCEQVMLELSKVERASRARPYVWPEVSMMRGLCLERQKLFVDAAQTYQFIIASYPQSEYAFRASARLETLQSLGHYPLRSAEVVRPTRF, from the coding sequence ATGCGATTCGTGCTCATGGCCGCCCTTGCCCTCAGTGTCACGGGCTGCACCCGTTGGTCGATGAACCATCATTTGAATAACGCCTACAGCGCCTATGATCGCGGCAATTGCGAGCAGGTGATGCTCGAACTGTCCAAAGTCGAACGCGCAAGCAGGGCGCGGCCCTATGTGTGGCCGGAAGTGTCGATGATGCGCGGTTTGTGTCTTGAACGTCAGAAACTGTTCGTTGATGCCGCTCAGACTTATCAGTTCATCATCGCGTCGTACCCGCAGAGTGAATACGCCTTTCGCGCGAGCGCCCGGCTGGAAACCTTGCAATCGCTGGGTCATTATCCGCTGCGCAGTGCCGAGGTCGTTCGCCCGACCCGGTTCTGA
- a CDS encoding sigma-54-dependent transcriptional regulator, translating into MLNSVIVVDDESSIRDAVEQWLSLSGFEVQLFSRADECLAQLPEHFPGVILSDVRMPGMTGLELLAEVQRRDADLPVILLTGHGDVPMAVEAMRDGAYDFLEKPFSPETLLGSLRRALDKRRLVLENRALHAQADNRARLDATLLGVSRSLQTLRRQVLDLAALPVNVLIRGETGSGKELVARCLHDFGPRAAKPFVALNCAAIPEQLFEAELFGHESGAFTGAQGKRIGKLEYADGGTLFLDEIESMPLAQQVKLLRVLQEQKLERLGSNQSIRVDLRIIAATKPDLLDEARAGRFREDLAYRLNVAELRLPPLRDRREDIPLLFESFAHSAAERLGRTFPPLSGPQLSHLLSHDWPGNVRELANVAERQVLGLDEPEPPGVEPGQSLAAQQEAFEAHCLRAALTRHKGDVKAVLEELQLPRRTFNEKMQRHGLTREMFVPDS; encoded by the coding sequence ATGCTGAATTCAGTGATAGTGGTCGACGATGAAAGCAGCATCCGCGACGCCGTCGAACAATGGCTGAGTCTGTCGGGTTTCGAGGTGCAGCTGTTCAGCCGTGCCGATGAATGCCTGGCGCAGTTGCCGGAACATTTCCCCGGGGTGATCCTCAGCGACGTGCGCATGCCCGGCATGACCGGCCTGGAACTGCTGGCCGAAGTGCAGCGCCGGGATGCCGATCTGCCGGTGATCCTGCTGACCGGCCACGGCGATGTGCCGATGGCGGTCGAAGCGATGCGCGATGGCGCCTACGATTTCCTCGAAAAGCCCTTCAGCCCCGAGACCCTGCTGGGCAGCCTGCGGCGCGCGCTGGACAAGCGCCGGCTGGTCCTGGAAAACCGGGCCCTGCACGCGCAGGCAGACAATCGCGCCAGACTCGATGCCACGTTGCTGGGTGTATCCCGGAGCCTGCAGACCTTGCGTCGACAGGTGCTGGACCTGGCGGCGCTGCCGGTCAACGTGCTGATCCGCGGTGAAACCGGCAGTGGCAAGGAGCTGGTTGCCCGTTGCCTGCATGATTTCGGACCACGAGCAGCCAAGCCCTTTGTGGCGTTGAACTGCGCGGCGATTCCCGAACAGTTGTTCGAGGCCGAGCTGTTCGGTCATGAAAGCGGCGCGTTCACCGGCGCTCAGGGCAAGCGCATCGGCAAACTCGAATACGCCGATGGCGGCACGCTGTTTCTCGATGAAATCGAAAGCATGCCCCTGGCCCAGCAGGTGAAATTGCTGCGGGTGTTGCAGGAGCAGAAGCTCGAGCGACTGGGCTCCAACCAGAGCATCCGCGTGGATTTGCGGATCATTGCCGCGACCAAACCCGACTTGCTGGACGAAGCGCGGGCCGGACGTTTTCGTGAGGATCTGGCCTATCGCCTGAACGTGGCCGAATTGCGCTTGCCACCGTTGCGCGATCGGCGCGAAGACATTCCACTGTTGTTCGAGTCGTTTGCGCACAGCGCCGCCGAGCGCCTGGGGCGCACCTTCCCCCCGTTGAGCGGGCCGCAGTTGAGCCATCTGCTGAGCCACGACTGGCCGGGCAACGTGCGTGAACTGGCGAATGTCGCCGAGCGGCAGGTGCTGGGACTGGACGAGCCGGAACCACCGGGCGTCGAGCCCGGGCAATCGCTGGCGGCGCAGCAGGAAGCGTTTGAGGCGCACTGCCTGCGCGCGGCATTGACCCGGCACAAAGGTGATGTGAAAGCGGTGCTCGAAGAACTGCAACTGCCGCGCCGAACCTTCAATGAAAAGATGCAGCGGCATGGTTTGACCCGCGAGATGTTTGTGCCCGACAGCTGA
- a CDS encoding PilZ domain-containing protein has protein sequence MFTVRRIERHQLPYFLRVFNSVTDKPIGFLGNVSEDGLMLISQLPMMIGADFDLRLKIPMAGGCHQVIDLNACCLWCHEDTTPHHYDAGFCLQRAPPEYGQLVDALKQYFSFQPLPASA, from the coding sequence ATGTTCACCGTCCGCCGTATCGAGCGGCATCAACTGCCGTATTTTCTTCGAGTGTTCAACAGCGTTACCGACAAACCCATTGGCTTTCTGGGTAACGTCTCCGAAGACGGGCTGATGCTCATCAGCCAGTTGCCGATGATGATCGGTGCCGATTTCGATTTGCGCCTGAAAATCCCTATGGCCGGTGGCTGCCACCAGGTGATCGACCTCAATGCCTGCTGCCTGTGGTGCCATGAAGACACCACCCCCCACCATTACGACGCCGGGTTTTGCCTGCAACGGGCACCGCCGGAGTATGGGCAATTGGTCGATGCGTTGAAGCAATACTTCAGTTTTCAACCGTTGCCGGCTTCGGCCTGA
- the pyk gene encoding pyruvate kinase produces the protein MSVRRTKIVATLGPASNSPEVLEQLILAGLDVARLNFSHGTPDEHKARAKLVRDLAAKHGRFVALLGDLQGPKIRIAKFTNKKIELKIGDQFTFSTSHPLTEGTQTVVGIDYPDLVKDCGVGDELLLDDGRVVMRVDTATATELHCSVLIGGPLSDHKGINRRGGGLTAPALTEKDKADIKLAAEMQVDYLAVSFPRDAADMEYARQLRDEAGGTAWLVAKIERAEAVADDETLDGLIQASDAVMVARGDLGVEIGDAELVGIQKKIILHARRHNKAVIVATQMMESMIQNPMPTRAEVSDVANAVLDYTDAVMLSAESAAGLYPLEAVQAMARICIGAEKHPTGKTSSHRIGKEFTRCDESIALATMYTANHFPGVKAIIALTESGYTPLIMSRIRSSVPIYAFSPHRETQARAAMFRGVYTVPFDPASLEPHEVSQKAIDELVKRGVVEKGDWVILTKGDSYHTTGGTNGMKILHVGDPQV, from the coding sequence ATGTCCGTCCGTCGTACCAAAATCGTCGCTACCCTTGGCCCGGCCAGTAACTCGCCGGAAGTTCTCGAACAGCTGATTCTGGCTGGCCTGGACGTCGCCCGTCTGAACTTCTCCCACGGCACCCCCGACGAGCACAAGGCTCGCGCGAAGCTGGTGCGTGACCTGGCAGCCAAGCACGGCCGTTTCGTCGCCCTGCTGGGTGACTTGCAAGGCCCGAAAATCCGTATCGCCAAATTCACCAACAAGAAGATCGAGCTGAAGATCGGTGATCAGTTCACCTTCTCCACCAGCCATCCCCTGACCGAAGGCACCCAGACCGTGGTCGGCATCGACTACCCGGACCTGGTCAAGGATTGCGGTGTGGGCGACGAGCTGCTGCTCGATGACGGTCGCGTGGTCATGCGCGTCGACACCGCCACGGCAACCGAATTGCACTGCTCAGTACTGATCGGTGGCCCGCTGTCGGACCACAAAGGCATCAACCGTCGCGGCGGTGGCCTGACGGCACCGGCGCTGACCGAAAAAGACAAGGCCGACATCAAGCTCGCCGCAGAAATGCAGGTGGACTACCTCGCCGTGTCCTTCCCCCGTGACGCCGCCGACATGGAATACGCCCGTCAACTGCGCGACGAAGCCGGCGGCACTGCCTGGCTGGTGGCGAAGATCGAACGCGCCGAAGCCGTGGCCGATGACGAAACCCTCGACGGCCTGATCCAGGCTTCCGATGCGGTCATGGTTGCCCGGGGTGACCTGGGTGTGGAAATCGGCGACGCCGAGCTGGTGGGCATTCAGAAGAAGATCATTCTGCACGCGCGCCGCCACAACAAGGCCGTGATCGTGGCGACCCAGATGATGGAGTCGATGATCCAGAACCCGATGCCGACCCGCGCCGAAGTGTCCGATGTGGCCAACGCCGTGCTCGACTACACCGACGCCGTGATGCTGTCGGCCGAAAGTGCCGCCGGTCTGTATCCGCTGGAAGCTGTGCAGGCCATGGCCCGCATCTGCATCGGCGCTGAAAAGCACCCGACCGGCAAGACCTCCAGCCACCGCATCGGCAAGGAATTCACCCGCTGCGACGAGAGCATTGCGCTGGCAACCATGTACACCGCCAACCACTTCCCTGGCGTGAAAGCGATCATCGCATTGACCGAAAGCGGCTATACCCCGCTGATCATGTCGCGCATCCGTTCTTCGGTGCCGATCTATGCGTTTTCGCCGCACCGTGAAACCCAGGCGCGCGCAGCGATGTTCCGTGGCGTGTACACCGTTCCGTTCGACCCGGCCTCGCTGGAGCCACACGAAGTCAGCCAGAAGGCGATCGACGAGCTGGTCAAGCGCGGCGTCGTGGAGAAAGGCGACTGGGTCATCCTGACCAAGGGCGACAGCTACCACACCACCGGCGGCACCAACGGCATGAAGATTCTGCACGTGGGCGACCCGCAGGTCTGA
- a CDS encoding MFS transporter — translation MDNSNTLPLGSVAAPVKARTTASRIKSIFSGSVGNMVEWYDWYVYAAFSLYFAKAFFPKGDTTAQLLNTAAIFAVGFLMRPIGGWLMGLYADKVGRKAALMASVYLMCFGSLLIALSPGYETIGIGAPILLVFARLLQGLSVGGEYGTSATYLSEMATKERRGFFSSFQYVTLISGQLIALGVLIVLQNTLTTEELYAWGWRIPFAIGALCAVVALYLRRGMEETESFTKKEKAKESAMRTLMRHPKELMTVVGLTMGGTLAFYTYTTYMQKYLVNTVGMSISDSTTISAATLFLFMCLQPLVGGLSDKIGRRPILIAFGILGTLFTVPILTTLHTITTWWGAFFLIMAALIIVSGYTSINAVVKAELFPTEIRALGVGLPYALTVSIFGGTAEYIALWFKSIGMETGYYWYVTACIAVSLLVYITMKDTRKHSRIETD, via the coding sequence ATGGATAACTCCAATACCCTGCCCCTTGGGTCGGTTGCCGCGCCGGTCAAAGCAAGAACCACCGCCAGCCGCATCAAGTCGATCTTCAGCGGCTCTGTGGGCAACATGGTCGAGTGGTATGACTGGTATGTCTACGCTGCCTTCTCCCTGTACTTCGCCAAGGCCTTTTTCCCCAAAGGCGACACCACCGCCCAGCTTCTGAACACGGCCGCCATCTTCGCCGTGGGCTTCCTGATGCGCCCGATCGGCGGCTGGCTGATGGGCCTGTATGCCGACAAAGTCGGGCGCAAAGCCGCGTTGATGGCGTCGGTCTACCTGATGTGCTTCGGCTCGCTGCTGATCGCCCTGAGCCCCGGCTATGAAACCATCGGCATCGGCGCGCCGATCCTGCTGGTGTTTGCCCGCTTGCTGCAGGGCCTGTCGGTCGGTGGCGAGTACGGCACCTCGGCGACTTACCTCAGCGAAATGGCCACCAAGGAACGTCGCGGCTTCTTCTCCAGCTTCCAGTACGTGACCCTGATCTCGGGTCAGCTCATCGCGCTGGGCGTGCTGATCGTGCTGCAAAACACCCTCACCACCGAAGAGTTGTACGCCTGGGGCTGGCGCATTCCGTTCGCCATCGGCGCGCTGTGTGCCGTCGTTGCGCTGTACCTGCGTCGCGGCATGGAAGAAACCGAGTCGTTCACCAAGAAAGAGAAGGCCAAGGAAAGCGCCATGCGCACCTTGATGCGCCATCCGAAGGAACTGATGACCGTGGTCGGCCTGACCATGGGCGGCACCCTGGCGTTCTACACCTACACCACCTACATGCAGAAATACCTGGTGAACACGGTCGGCATGAGCATCTCCGACTCCACCACCATCTCGGCTGCCACGCTGTTCCTGTTCATGTGCCTGCAACCGCTCGTTGGCGGGCTGTCGGATAAAATCGGTCGTCGGCCAATCCTGATTGCCTTCGGCATCCTGGGGACGCTGTTCACCGTGCCGATCCTCACCACCCTTCATACCATCACCACCTGGTGGGGCGCGTTCTTCCTGATCATGGCGGCACTGATCATCGTCAGCGGCTACACCTCGATCAACGCGGTGGTCAAAGCCGAACTGTTCCCGACGGAAATCCGTGCGCTGGGCGTTGGTTTGCCGTACGCACTGACCGTGTCGATCTTCGGCGGCACCGCTGAATACATCGCGCTGTGGTTCAAGAGCATCGGTATGGAAACCGGCTACTACTGGTATGTCACTGCGTGCATTGCCGTGTCGCTGCTGGTCTACATCACCATGAAAGACACCCGCAAGCATTCGCGGATCGAGACGGACTGA
- a CDS encoding flavin reductase family protein, with amino-acid sequence MPDDIHFYEPANGHGLPHDPFNAIVGPRPIGWISSQDASGHLNLAPYSFFNAFNYIPPIIGFSSVGRKDSLNNIEQTGEFAWNLATRPLAEQMNQSCAMVAPEVNEFELSGLTPAASKIIQVPRVAESPVSFECKVTQIIQLQRADGNVVPSWLILGEVVAVHIAKWLLKDGVYDTAAAEPILRGGGPADYFQLGPEALFKMFRPGAVK; translated from the coding sequence ATGCCCGACGACATCCACTTCTACGAACCCGCCAATGGCCACGGCCTGCCCCACGATCCGTTCAATGCGATCGTCGGCCCGCGCCCCATCGGCTGGATTTCTTCACAGGATGCCAGCGGCCATTTGAACCTGGCCCCCTACAGCTTCTTCAACGCCTTCAATTACATTCCGCCGATCATTGGTTTTTCCAGCGTCGGGCGCAAAGACAGCCTGAACAACATCGAACAGACCGGCGAGTTCGCCTGGAACCTGGCGACCCGGCCACTGGCCGAGCAAATGAACCAGAGCTGCGCCATGGTCGCGCCAGAGGTCAATGAGTTCGAACTGTCCGGATTGACGCCCGCCGCCTCGAAAATCATTCAGGTACCACGGGTAGCGGAAAGTCCGGTGTCGTTCGAGTGCAAGGTCACCCAGATCATTCAGTTGCAGCGGGCCGACGGAAACGTGGTGCCCAGCTGGTTGATCCTTGGCGAAGTGGTCGCCGTGCATATCGCCAAATGGTTGTTAAAGGACGGGGTGTACGACACCGCCGCGGCAGAACCGATTCTGCGCGGTGGCGGGCCAGCGGATTATTTCCAGCTGGGGCCTGAGGCATTGTTCAAGATGTTCCGCCCGGGGGCGGTCAAATAA
- a CDS encoding ATP-binding protein, translated as MFESSRPLRLTLYVFLILAGAVLAATLAIRHAERQALVEDAARANQQLGLYATSLHTLIERYRALPVVLALDPELRSALKGPLSPEQQDALNRKLEQINGAAQSSTLELLDHTGLAIAASNWRLPSSYVGHNYSFRPYFSQTRTQGTGRFYAVGVTSGIPGYFLSSAVTDDDGRFLGAMVVKLEFPELEREWRQGSDTLLVSDARGIIFIANQPGWRYRLLQPLSDSDHAELKATRQYDKQPLTPLKFESLHRFDDNSDLARVEGPEGNADYLWESLPLTAEGWTLHLLRRPQVAFEDIRNAALAAAGSWLALVFLLLFLNQRWRLAKMRQRSREELEQLVEERTRDLRTAQDGLVQSAKLAALGQMSAALAHEINQPLTAQRMQLATLRLLLDHGRVDDAYKALKPVDDMLTRMAALTGHLKTFARKSPSGLRERLDLAAVVDQSLELLDTRLRDEQVSTVLHLTRPAWVRGDAIRLEQVLINLLRNALDAMRDKPCKRLEIRLEADEQQWRLSVIDNGTGIAEENLAKVFDPFFTTKPVGDGLGIGLAVSFAIVHESGGRLSADNHVNGAVFTLTLPIDPEANGAC; from the coding sequence ATGTTCGAGTCTTCCCGCCCCCTGCGCCTGACGCTGTACGTCTTTTTAATCCTGGCTGGCGCAGTCCTCGCAGCCACCCTGGCCATACGTCACGCCGAACGCCAGGCCCTGGTGGAAGACGCTGCCCGCGCGAACCAGCAATTGGGTCTCTATGCCACATCGCTGCACACCCTGATCGAACGCTACCGCGCCCTGCCCGTCGTGCTCGCCCTGGACCCGGAACTGCGTTCGGCGCTCAAGGGCCCGCTGAGCCCTGAGCAGCAGGATGCGTTGAATCGCAAACTGGAACAGATCAACGGCGCAGCCCAATCCTCGACCCTGGAACTGCTCGATCACACCGGCCTTGCCATCGCCGCGAGCAATTGGCGCTTGCCCAGCAGTTACGTCGGCCACAACTACAGTTTTCGCCCCTATTTCAGCCAGACCCGCACCCAGGGCACCGGGCGCTTTTATGCGGTGGGGGTGACCAGCGGCATTCCAGGTTACTTCCTGTCCAGTGCGGTCACCGATGACGATGGCCGGTTTCTCGGCGCGATGGTGGTGAAGCTTGAATTTCCGGAGCTGGAACGCGAATGGCGTCAGGGCAGCGACACGCTGCTGGTCAGTGACGCCCGCGGAATCATTTTCATCGCCAATCAGCCGGGCTGGCGCTATCGCCTGTTGCAACCGTTGAGCGATAGCGATCACGCCGAGTTGAAAGCCACCCGCCAATACGACAAGCAGCCGCTGACCCCGTTGAAGTTTGAATCGCTGCACCGCTTCGATGACAACAGTGACCTCGCCCGAGTCGAGGGTCCGGAGGGCAACGCCGACTATCTGTGGGAATCCCTGCCGCTGACGGCCGAAGGCTGGACCTTGCATCTGTTGCGCCGCCCGCAAGTCGCGTTCGAAGACATTCGCAACGCCGCGCTCGCCGCTGCCGGTTCGTGGCTGGCACTGGTGTTCCTGCTGCTGTTCCTCAACCAGCGCTGGCGTCTGGCAAAAATGCGCCAGCGCAGCCGCGAAGAGCTCGAACAATTAGTCGAAGAACGCACCCGCGACCTGCGCACCGCCCAGGACGGCCTGGTGCAATCGGCCAAACTCGCCGCCCTCGGCCAGATGTCCGCCGCATTGGCCCACGAAATCAACCAACCGCTGACCGCGCAACGCATGCAGCTTGCCACGCTGCGACTGTTGCTCGATCACGGCCGGGTCGACGACGCTTACAAGGCGCTCAAACCGGTGGATGACATGCTGACGCGCATGGCCGCCCTCACCGGTCATTTGAAAACCTTCGCCCGCAAAAGCCCAAGTGGCTTGCGCGAACGCCTCGACCTGGCGGCGGTGGTGGACCAATCCCTTGAGCTGCTCGATACCCGGCTGCGCGATGAGCAGGTCAGCACCGTGCTGCACCTGACACGTCCGGCCTGGGTACGCGGTGATGCGATCCGCCTGGAACAGGTGCTGATCAATCTGCTGCGCAACGCCCTCGACGCGATGCGGGACAAACCCTGCAAACGCCTGGAAATCCGCCTCGAAGCAGACGAACAACAGTGGCGTCTGAGCGTGATCGACAATGGCACTGGCATCGCCGAGGAAAATCTGGCGAAGGTGTTCGATCCGTTCTTCACCACCAAACCGGTGGGCGATGGCCTGGGCATCGGTCTGGCGGTATCCTTCGCCATCGTGCACGAATCGGGTGGACGCCTGAGTGCCGATAATCACGTCAACGGCGCGGTATTCACCCTCACCTTGCCGATCGATCCAGAGGCCAATGGCGCATGCTGA
- a CDS encoding enoyl-CoA hydratase-related protein translates to MTNAIQLERERGLLTLRLNRPDKKNALTRAMYSHLAEALEQADRDPEINAVLITGSAECFTAGNDIADFLMQPPTSLDSPVFHFMLSLLECRKPVIAAVAGAAVGIGTTMLLHCDLVYISADARLRMPFVNLGLCPEFGSSLILPRLLGQAKAAQLLLLGEGFSGEQAAAWGIATEALDSGEAALAKAREMALRFEKLPPEAVRISKQLMKAPDREQLRKAIEEEGTLFTQRLRSPEAIAALSGFINRH, encoded by the coding sequence ATGACCAATGCCATCCAACTTGAGCGCGAACGCGGCCTGCTGACCCTGCGTCTGAACCGCCCCGACAAGAAAAACGCCCTGACCCGCGCCATGTACAGCCACCTGGCCGAAGCGCTGGAACAGGCCGACAGGGACCCGGAAATCAACGCCGTGCTGATCACCGGGTCTGCCGAGTGTTTCACCGCCGGCAACGACATCGCCGATTTCCTGATGCAACCGCCGACCAGTCTCGACAGCCCGGTGTTTCATTTCATGCTCAGCCTGCTCGAATGCCGCAAACCGGTGATTGCCGCCGTGGCCGGTGCTGCGGTGGGCATTGGCACGACCATGCTGCTGCATTGCGATTTGGTGTACATCAGCGCGGATGCGCGCTTGCGCATGCCGTTCGTCAACCTCGGTTTGTGCCCGGAATTCGGTTCCAGCCTGATCCTGCCGCGGTTGCTGGGGCAGGCCAAAGCCGCGCAATTGTTGCTGCTGGGCGAAGGTTTCAGTGGTGAGCAAGCGGCCGCATGGGGCATTGCGACCGAAGCGCTGGACAGTGGTGAAGCGGCGTTGGCCAAGGCGCGGGAGATGGCGTTGCGGTTTGAAAAGTTGCCACCGGAAGCGGTACGGATCAGCAAGCAATTGATGAAAGCCCCGGACCGGGAGCAATTGCGCAAGGCCATAGAAGAAGAGGGCACATTGTTCACTCAGCGTTTGCGTTCGCCGGAAGCGATTGCGGCGTTGTCGGGGTTTATCAACCGGCATTGA